A DNA window from Fragaria vesca subsp. vesca linkage group LG3, FraVesHawaii_1.0, whole genome shotgun sequence contains the following coding sequences:
- the LOC101310300 gene encoding uncharacterized protein ZK637.2-like, which yields MDEQMVSERVRQKLQDVNTAAQNYLSPVQDHVNFTLQQAYFKCAYECFDRRRSQQEIGNCVENCSVPVVSAQQRVENEMAKFQERLSRALMVCQDKFDAAKLQQAKTSALNDLESCVQQTTEDGIKMLPLLAERLKSSFSINN from the coding sequence ATGGATGAACAAATGGTATCAGAAAGGGTTAGACAAAAGCTACAAGATGTGAATACTGCTGCCCAAAATTATCTCTCTCCGGTCCAAGACCATGTCAATTTCACTCTACAGCAAGCGTACTTTAAATGTGCATATGAGTGCTTCGATAGGAGAAGAAGCCAACAAGAGATCGGCAATTGCGTTGAAAATTGTAGTGTTCCTGTTGTTAGTGCGCAACAAAGAGTTGAGAATGAGATGGCCAAGTTTCAAGAAAGGTTGAGTAGGGCATTGATGGTCTGTCAAGACAAGTTTGATGCAGCGAAGCTTCAACAGGCCAAAACTAGTGCACTCAACGATTTGGAGTCATGTGTTCAACAAACAACAGAAGATGGGATAAAGATGCTTCCACTTCTTGCTGAACGATTGAAGTCTTCCTTTTCTATCAACAATTAA
- the LOC101310010 gene encoding probable NOT transcription complex subunit VIP2-like, whose amino-acid sequence MSGLLNSSLNGSASNLPDSSGRFATSFSGQSGAASPVFHHAGSIQGLHNLHGSFNVPNMPGTLTSRNSTLTNVPSGGVQQPTGSLSGGRFSSNNLPVALSQLSHGSSHGHSGVTNRGGVSVVGNPGFSSSTNGIGGSIPGILPTSAAIGNRNAVPGLGVGQILGNAGPRITSSMGNMVGGGNIGRSISSGGGLSVPGLTSRLNLSGNSGSGSLNVQGQNRLMGGVLPQGSPQVMSMLGNSYPTSGGPLSQSHVQVNNLSSMGMLNDVNSNDSSPFDLNDFPQLTSRPSSAGGPQGQLGSLRKQGLGVSPIVQQNQEFSIQNEDFPALPGFKGGNSDYPMDMHQKEQLHDNTVSMMQSQHFPMGRSAGFNLGGTYSSHRPQQQQQHAPSVSSSGVSFSQVNNQDLLHLHGSDIFPSSHSTYHSQTSGPPGIGLRPLNSANAVSGMGSYDQLIQQYQQHQNQSQFRLQQMSPVNQSFRDQGIKSMQTTQSAPDPFGLLGLLSVIRMSDPDLTSLALGIDLTTLGLNLNSTENLHKTFGSPWSDEPAKGDPEFSVPQCYYAKQPPALHQGYFSKFSVETLFYIFYSMPKDEAQLHAANELYNKGWFYHKDLHLWITRVPNMEPLVKTNTYERGSYHCFDPNTFEIVRKDNFVVHYEMLDKRPTLPQH is encoded by the exons ATGTCTGGATTACTTAAT TCTTCTCTAAACGGGTCAGCCTCAAATCTTCCGGACAGTAGTGGACGTTTTGCTACATCTTTCTCTGGTCAATCGGGTGCTGCCTCTCCTGTATTTCATCACGCAG GATCTATTCAAGGGTTGCATAACCTTCATGGGAGCTTCAATGTTCCCAACATGCCTGGTACATTAACTTCAAGAAACTCAACATTAACTAACGTTCCTTCTGGTGGAGTCCAACAACCAACTGGAAGCCTTTCTGGTGGACGATTTTCATCGAATAATCTTCCTGTTGCTCTGTCTCAG TTATCTCATGGAAGCTCTCATGGACATTCAGGAGTCACTAATAGAGGAGGTGTAAGTGTAGTTGGAAACCCTGGATTTAGTAGTAGCACAAATGGAATTGGCGGTTCTATTCCTGGGATTCTCCCTACCTCTGCTGCAATTGGTAACCGTAATGCTGTTCCCGGATTGGGTGTAGGCCAAATTTTGGGAAATGCAGGTCCTCGGATTACAAGTTCCATGGGAAACATGGTTGGTGGGGGCAACATTGGGAGGAGTATTAGCTCTGGTGGAGGCTTGTCGGTTCCTGGTCTTACTTCCCGTCTGAATTTAAGTGGAAATAGTGGATCTGGTAGCTTAAATGTCCAAGGGCAGAATCGCTTAATGGGCGGTGTCCTTCCACAAG GGTCCCCACAGGTTATGTCAATGTTGGGAAATTCTTATCCAACTTCTGGAGGTCCACTTTCCCAAAGCCATGTCCAAGTGAATAATTTGAGCTCTATGGGAATGTTGAATGACGTAAATTCTAATGACAGTTCTCCTTTCGACTTGAATGATTTCCCGCAATTAACAAGCCGTCCTAGTTCTGCGGGAGGCCCTCAAGGGCAATTGG GCTCATTGCGAAAACAAGGTCTTGGCGTTAGTCCTATTGTTCAACAAAACCAAGAGTTCAGCATCCAAAATGAAGATTTTCCAGCTTTGCCTGGATTTAAAG GTGGTAATTCTGATTATCCAATGGATATGCACCAGAAAGAACAACTTCACGACAATACCGTGTCAATGATGCAGTCCCAGCACTTCCCA ATGGGAAGGTCTGCTGGATTTAACTTGGGAGGGACTTATTCATCTCATCGTCCACAACAGCAACAACAACATGCTCCATCAGTCAGCAGTAGTGGTGTCTCATTTTCTCAAGTAAACAATCAGGATCTTCTCCATTTGCATGGCTCAGATATATTCCCATCATCACATTCAACCTATCACTCACAG ACAAGTGGACCTCCTGGCATTGGATTGAGACCTTTAAATTCTGCCAATGCAGTTTCTGGGATGGGTTCTTATGACCAGCTGATCCAGCAGTATCAACAACACCAAAATCAGTCACAGTTTCGTCTGCAACAGATGTCACCAGTCAATCAATCGTTTAGGGATCAGGGAATTAAGTCGATGCAGACCACACAATCTGCTCCAGACCCATTTGGTTTGCTTGGTTTGTTAAGTGTCATAAGGATGAGTGATCCTGATTTAACATCTCTTGCTCTTGGAATTGATTTGACAACACTTGGCTTAAACTTGAATTCAACAGAGAATCTGCACAAGACTTTTGGTTCCCCATGGTCTGATGAGCCAGCTAAGGGTGATCCAGAGTTTAGTGTACCCCAATGTTATTATGCTAAACAACCACCTGCACTACAT CAAGGATATTTTTCAAAATTCTCAGTGGAAACATTATTTTACATATTTTACAG CATGCCTAAAGATGAAGCTCAATTACATGCTGCAAATGAACT TTATAACAAGGGCTGGTTTTATCACAAGGACCTCCATCTATGGATTACAAGAGTCCCCAACATGGAGCCGCTTGTTAAGACAAACACATATGAGAGAGGGTCTTATCACTGTTTTGATCCCAACACATTTGAAATAGTTCGAAAG GATAATTTTGTTGTGCATTATGAGATGTTGGATAAGAGACCGACGTTACCTCAGCACTGA
- the LOC101303891 gene encoding probable LRR receptor-like serine/threonine-protein kinase At1g05700-like, translating into MILVGLLAGASSSSLMWQYDRAVTMNDVRIYPAKGETSMRERRREKEEGGDDVLSIDCGSSDSYTEENSVNWVGDDSFVQNGKSQVVQIPNGVSQAMSTLRVFTTRKKNCYSINAEKGTQCLVRGSFYYGNYDKKSAPPSFDALLDGNFFETIQTTAEDVVYFEVIYVATTGSIQLCLAQSKPNQFPFISAIEVRAMDITMYPGFDSNYIMVTRMRVAYGAANTIRFPDDDYDRIWDPSGDVTGTLKVTSDAPGIDGIAIDQPPKLAMQTAITTSEKSQHLRLGTGLSRAKVPIYINMFFSEVILLDPLTDTRYFQIFVDDDTPSDPIIPIYGGVTDKTGSSNTSITLVATTASTLPPLINAMEVYYLQGPLTEGTNSKDVEGLAALQAEFSILQEWTGDPCLPSPYTWDWVNCTTDDTPRVTALYLNGYGLSGELPDFSSMDAPVTIDMHNNSLSGAIPSFLGTLPNLRELNLRDDELSGPVPSTISKNTKLKLEDSGNPNLCASGESCKTSASNDSPSSSGSSGTPKKSSNLPLILGIAIPAFLLFWGIVIVCVCVSTNKRRREAIGAIGTGQAGMANMPNGAQQRVQMMNGQMADKFGEVVMNQFEVNVEEQATPDYQQQVTPEHIQDQDDRRLHY; encoded by the exons ATGATCCTCGTTGGGCTCCTAGCCGGTGCGTCGTCCTCGTCCTTGATGTGGCAGTATGATCGGGCGGTGACGATGAATGACGTGAGGATCTATCCGGCGAAGGGAGAAACATCGATGAGAGAGAGAAGGAGAGAGAAAGAGGAGGGCGGTGATGATG TTTTGAGCATCGATTGTGGGTCATCTGATTCGTACACTGAAGAAAACTCAGTAAACTGGGTTGGAGACGACTCCTTTGTTCAGAATGGCAAGTCTCAAGTGGTGCAGATCCCTAATGGAGTCTCTCAAGCAATGAGCACTTTGAGAGTGTTTACAACTCGGAAGAAAAACTGCTACTCCATTAATGCAGAAAAGGGCACTCAATGTCTTGTGCGTGGAAGCTTCTACTATGGAAACTATGACAAGAAATCAGCTCCTCCCTCCTTTGATGCTCTTTTGGATGGGAATTTTTTTGAAACAATTCAGACTACAGCTGAGGATGTTGTCTATTTCGAAGTTATATATGTTGCAACAACCGGCTCTATACAACTGTGTCTGGCTCAATCTAAGCCGAACCAGTTTCCATTTATATCCGCGATTGAGGTCCGGGCCATGGATATAACAATGTACCCTGGTTTTGATTCCAACTATATCATGGTTACTAGAATGAGGGTCGCTTATGGTGCAGCTAATACTATAAG GTTTCCGGATGATGATTATGACCGTATTTGGGATCCATCGGGAGATGTGACCGGCACATTGAAGGTCACAAGTGATGCACCAGGAATTGATGGCATTGCCATAGATCAGCCTCCAAAACTAGCTATGCAAACTGCAATAACCACCTCAGAAAAATCACAACATTTGCGTCTTGGCACTGGTCTTTCAAGAGCTAAAGTTCCCATTTACATCAACATGTTCTTCTCCGAAGTGATCCTACTTGATCCGTTGACTGATACCAGATACTTTCAGATATTCGTTGATGACGATACTCCTTCAGATCCCATCATTCCCATCTATGGAGGCGTGACAGACAAGACTGGCTCTTCGAATACTTCGATTACTCTGGTGGCCACAACTGCTTCAACGCTGCCTCCCCTAATCAACGCCATGGAAGTTTACTATCTTCAAGGGCCACTAACAGAGGGAACAAATAGTAAAGACG TTGAAGGGCTGGCTGCATTGCAAGCAGAGTTCAGCATACTACAGGAATGGACTGGAGACCCTTGCCTTCCATCTCCATATACATGGGACTGGGTCAATTGCACTACTGATGACACACCAAGAGTAACAGCACT GTATTTGAACGGCTATGGTCTCTCTGGGGAACTTCCAGACTTCAGCTCCATGGATGCTCCTGTCACAAT AGATATGCATAACAACAGCTTGAGTGGAGCAATTCCTAGTTTTCTTGGCACCTTGCCCAATCTAAGAGAACT GAACTTAAGAGACGATGAACTGAGTGGACCAGTACCCTCCACAATCTCAAAGAATACTAAGCTGAAGTTAGA GGATTCTGGCAATCCTAATCTATGTGCCTCTGGTGAATCCTGCAAGACAAGTGCTAGTAATGACAGCCCCTCTTCATCAGGTAGTAGTGGCACTCCGAAGAAAAGCAGCAATCTACCATTAATTCTTGGAATAGCAATTCCAGCTTTTCTTCTGTTCTGGGGTATTGTGATAGTGTGTGTCTGTGTAAGTACGAATAAGAGAAGAAGAGAAGCCATCGGAGCCATTGGCACAG GACAAGCTGGTATGGCCAACATGCCTAACGGCGCTCAACAAAGAGTGCAAATGATGAACGGTCAAATGGCGGATAAGTTCGGAGAAGTTGTGATGAACCAGTTCGAGGTCAATGTTGAGGAGCAAGCAACCCCAGACTATCAGCAACAAGTAACGCCAGAACACATACAAGATCAAGACGATAGGCGACTGCATTATTGA